The Fluviispira vulneris sequence TCTCGTGGAGATTCCGCTTCAATAAAAGCTTTTATTTTTTTACCTGTTTTTGCATATTGACCTTTGTAAGAATACAAGGGCATGGCTATGATACCTCGTTATCGCTTTCGGTTTGAGTGGCAAAAAGAGCTTCTTCAAGAGTTGTTTCTCCTTTGAGAAATCTTTCTTGCGCAGAATCTCTAAGTGTCTTCATACCACGCTGAACACACATTCTTTTTAAACTAGCACCGTCCGAACTTTTCAGTACGAAATTACGAATGTGTTCATCGAAAACGAGCAATTCGTATATTCCTATCCGGCCAGAATAACCTGATGATTTACATGCTTGGCATCCGTTTTCTTTCGCTTTATAGAAGACCTTACCTTCTGTTTGCTTCGCACTCAAACCCAACAATCCAAGTTCTTCCGCTGTGTGGACGGTTTGAACGCGGCAGGTTTGGCAGACTTTTCGCACCAAACGCACAGCTAGAATACCAACAACAGCTGTTGTGATTTGGAAAGGTTCAATACCAAAGTCGACAAGGCGTGTGACCGATGCAGCGGTGTCATTGGTGTGCAATGTGCTTAACACAAGGTGACCAGTAATCGATGCCTGCACAGCAATCTGCGCCGTTTCTGAGTCACGAATTTCACCAATTAAAATGATATTCGGGTTTTGTCTGAGGATAGAACGCAAAGCGGCTGCAAAAGTAAGTCCTGCTTTTTCGTTGACTTCTACTTGGCTCACACCAGGAAGTTGAATTTCGACAGGGTCTTCAACAGTTATGATACTCACATCGGGTTTATTAATCGACATGAGAGCAGAAGCAAGAGTTGTGGTTTTACCTGAACCTGTTGGGCCTGTGACGAGCACAATTCCGTGTTTTTGATTGATAATGGTCTTGAAGTTTTTCAAGAGCATTTTGGGCATACCTATGTCATCAAGATCCGGCATACCACCCGACTTATCGAGAATACGTAAAACTATGCGTTCACCAAATTTAATAGGAAGAGTGCTAACGCGCACATCGATTTCTCGAGTTCCTACTTTTAGAGTGATGCGTCCATCCTGAGGTAAGCGGCTTTCAGCAATGTTTAATTTTGCTAGAATTTTAATACGTGTCGTGACGCTTGATTGATATTTTTTAGGAATCACTCTCACTTCACGCAGACGTCCATCAATACGAAAACGCACGGAAACACGATCTTCAAATGGTTCTATGTGAATATCGGATGCTTTTTCAGTGATACTGCGACGAATGATTGCTGTAACTTCTTTGCGTACAGGCGCTTCTTCATTGTCTTGTAAAAGATTATGTGCAACATCGAGACCTTCAATTCCACCAATATCATCATCAGCAGTCAGCCCTTTACCTTGATCTGCAAGTTCTTGGCGCTCAAAAACATTGTTAATTGCTCCTTCGATAAAATCACGAGGAGCGACTATTCTTTTTATGTTTTTATTTAAAATAACTCTGAGATCGTCAATGCTAATTGTATCAAGTGGATTGGATACAGCAACTGTTACGTTAAGATCGTCTTCTGCAATTGGTAAAATCATGTGCTGTAAACAAAAACTAATATTTAAATTGCGAATAATTTTTGGATTGATTTCGTTATAAGGGAAATGTTCTTGATATTCTAAATTGAGAAAAATAGCAAGAGCTTTGGCTTTATCTGTTTCTTGTAAAACATCGCTTTCAACTAAAATATCACCAATATGAATATTATTTGTTGCTTGTTCTTCAAGAGCTTCATCAATTTGTTTTTGTGTGACACGAAATTTTTCAATTAAAATATCTTCAAACGTTTTATTTTTATTTAAAAGTTCAGGATACTCTTCAACACTCTTTTTTAATGTAATTTTTGAAAGAATATCCTCTAAGTTAACAATATTTTCTTTTTCGGATGTCTTTGTAGGCATAAGGCTTTCTCACCTCCATCTTATTGGTATGGAGGTGGTGGTGGTGGAGGTGGTGGTGAAGGAAAGCCAAAGCCTCCCCCGCTTGTACCTGAATTTGAAGAAGGTGCGTTGATTGGGTTTGGATCTTCACTTGGTAAAATAACTCTTTTTGTAACAGGTGCAGGTTCGAAAGTTTGATTTTTCTCACTTTCAATTTGCTCTTCTGTTTTTGGTGGAGCTATAGGTGCTTTTCCTGCATCTTCGCTAGGAAGTTTAGAATAAAACTCTTCTTCTTTAAATTTATCACCATAAAAAGCTTTTAAAAATAAATCTCTGTCTTTGATTTTTTCTGAATAAATTTTTTCAAGATCATCAGAGTTACGGACAATATGAGGTGTGACAAATAATGTGAGACTTGTTTTTCTTTTCACTTTGTTGATTGTTTTAAAGAGCCAACCTAAAATGGGGATATCACCAAGTAATGGAACTTTTGCTTCAGTAATTTTATGGCTGTCTTGCGTGATTCCACCTAAGACTGCAGTTTGAGAGTTTTGCACAATGAGTGTGGATTCTGCAGAGCGTTTGCTAATGGGATTTGGATATCCATTTTCTCCAGCAGGACCAGCATCATCAAGCTGTAAATTGATCTTCATTGAGACAAAATCAGTGCGCGATATTTGCGGAGTGATTTTTAATGAAGTTGTTACATCATATTTGTTCACTGATTGAATTGTACCTTGGCCATTCGGATTCGAGGTATTTGTGACAGTGCTATATTGCTGGTTAGACTGAAAGTTTGCTGTTTCGTTGTCTGAAACCATCATACTTGGTGTTTGTAAAATATTGGTATTGGAGTCTTGTTTTAAAGCAAACAAAAGGGCGCCAGGAGTTAAAGTGAATGGTCCAAGATTTATTGATTTATTACTTAGAATTCCGAGCATGAATTGATTTCCTGCTCCTTTTAAGGCGTCTATATTTGTTGTTGTATTTGTTTGTTGTACGACAAATGGAGCCGCTTGAGCAGCATTAAAGCCAAAGGGCATTATATATCTGCCATCACTTACAGTAGCTCCACCTAGAGTTGAAGGTCTCCAATTAAAATCATTTCCAACTGCCATATCAACTATACTAGCTTCAACATAAACCTGTGCTCTGCGTTTATCCAGCTGGGCAATGATTCCATCGAGTTCGTCATAGGCGGATTTACTGCCTTGAATAACAAGTGAATTTGTTGCCTTGTCCGCCGTAACTTTCACACCGTTTAAATCGGCAACAGCTTGAGGTTGTGGTTGAGGTCCTGAGCTGGGGGCGCCTGGAGAAGGTGGTGGTGGTGGTTGAAAATAAGCTGGACGAAACGGAGAATTTTGCGGGCGTGTGTTTTGGGTCAACGCTTGTAATGTTTGAGCAAGTTTTTCTGCATCGGCATAGTCGAGAGGTCGTACACGCACCATAGTTTGTGAGTTTTGATCAACTGCAGGTTTGTCTATGCGTTGAACAAAACGTACAATATCGTCCAGGCCGTTTGCTGGACCAACGAGGATTATCGAGTTCGTTCTTTCGTCGGCAAGAACCTTTTGCAAACTTAAAGAAGGACCGTTGCGATTACCAAAAATATCGTTGACTTTTGCTACAGCGTCTTTGGCATCCATGTAATTAATAGGTACAATAGAAACCAGAGGTTGGTTGGTTTTTGAATCTAATAATTTGATCACTTCGAGAATACGTCGAATACGATTGCCTGTGTCAGTAAGAATGAGCGAATTCGTTGTAGTGAAAGCTGCGTATTGCGTAATGCCAAGCAGAGGTCTGAGTTGGTTGATCACACTGTTGGCATCGATGTATTTGAGAGGAACAACTTGATTGATAATTTCGTCGGTTGAAGGTGACCAGTTTTCCCCATAATACGTTTTTATGTTAGAAGATTTAGCATTGGCAATCGGAAGTATTTTGACAACAGATCCTGTTTCCACTGTAGTGAAACCAGAAATATTAAGAGCACTTAAAAATGCTTGGTATGCTTCTTCTTTTGTCACTGGTTCTGGTGAAATAATAGAAATTCTTGAAGAGCCAGCAACTCCTTGCGCAAGGACGAAGTTTTTGCCTGTCCATAGACCAATTGTTTTTATAATATCGCTTAAATTTGCCCCATTTGGAAAGTCGATACTTACGAGCTCTTTGCCATGAGGAATTTCATCAGCTGGATTGACTTTTTTATTTTTATCTTGGGATTTTGCTGAATTTGCTGCGCTATCCTTTTGTTTATCCTGAATATGTGGTGATGAAATGGGTGGTTGCGGCTGAGTTTGTACACCTGTTTGGGGACTTGGAAATTTTGCTTGGTTTGGTGCTTTATTTGTTTGAGAATCTTTAGCATTGCCGTTAGAGGGCAAAGTGGGTTGATTGGGTGCTTTGTTGGGCTGCGGATTTTTCGGGTCAACATTCGCAGGACTAGCTGGTTGATTCGAAGATTTATTGAGATCTTTCGGAGGAGAGGGTGGTAAAGGAGGAATAGGAGGCGTTTGAGCAACAACAGCACTATTGAAAACAAGACTCGCAACAGTTGTCATTAAACTAAAATTAATTTTCCTATTGTATCCTATCCTTAAAAAGCTTTTATTTTCTGTTCTTTTTTTCAATATCTGATTCATCGAACTGTTACCTTTTTAGTCATATGCATACCCGCTCTACTGATTTCAACAATAATATTTGTTTCGTCTTGCATAGCTTCATATAATTTAAAGCCCTGAGAGGGATCCTCAAGTTTAATTCCATTCACTGATGTGATTACGTCGCCATTTTCCAGATTCATTTTATCAAAGAGACTCCCTGCCGTGATTGCAAAAATTTTAAATCCAATTGTTTTGCCATTTGAAACTTCGGGAACAAGACGAGCTGAATTTAGGATTTTTGAAAATCCAGGTCCAATCTGATCGTCAACAAAATCTGATGTAAATTCATAAGTCTGTCCATCGCTATTGTTGTTTTTATCACTCTCTATTGGATAACGTGATTGCGTCCCAGTTGAAAGACAAATTTTTGTATTTGCTTGTCGAATTTGCACTGTTGAAGGAGTTGGTATTTTATAAACTTCATACGTTTCGTTATCAATGATTGTTTGTCCTTCATGATAGACGTCTGCTGTTTGAATTCTTGGGTCTTTAAAGGTAACAAGATTTGTTTTTGGATTACCTGTATATAAAATTCCAACAAGTTCAACTGGAAGTTTTTCATTATTTTTAGAACAAGCTATGGCATCAAAGTTTTGAATAAGTCCATTATTTTCTGCAGAGTCTTCTGGAGGTATTTCACCTGAAATATTAAAAATATTACGGTCAATTACTTTTTTTTGTATTTGGGGATAAGTAACCTTTGCGGTTAAAATAAGAGGATTGTAGACTTGCTTTGAGTTGTTTTGCTTTGAGTTTGGTGATTCTATAAGATAAATTGATGCAAAAGTATTAACTATATTTGAGAGAATAATGCACGAGCCAAAAGTTATTAATAAGGTACGAACGAAAAATAAGTCATTTACATTTAAATTCGAAACAAGTGTTGGTACCTTAAATTTATTAAAAAAGTCAGGTTCCTTCAATTTAGCAAAGAATTTATTGTTCATTAAATTGTCAAATATTTTTAATTTTTGCATTTATTGTATATTCGCCTTTAACTCCGTTTGTTTACCACTTCTTAATATTTGCAATACGATTGTGTTTTCATTTCTCATTGAGTTAAGTGTTTGAATGGCGCGTGCGGCATCATTCAATTGAATATTGTTAATTGAATTGACAATATCACCATTTTGCAAACCTAACTTTGCATAAACACTATTGGGAGTAATATTTGTTAAAATAAATCCTTTAACTTGGCCTCCGACGAGATAAGGTGAAGCTTTTGCATCCTCAAGAGTCTTAGCAAAATTATTTGTCAAAATATTATTTACCCATTGTTTTGAAGCTGTTGAAACATTGCCATTTCGTTCAAAACCATTTTCCTTATAAGATGATCCATTGTTACTTTGCGATACTCTTGATTCTCTACTTTTTGGTGGAGTTGGATATACTAAATCAATATACTCAGGACAATTTTTATTGGTAATTAAAATTCTATTTTTTTGAATTCCGGTTAATCTTCCACCCATCGGCAGCTTGTCACCAATGACAAAACTGTTACTTTTTTTATTATCGGTGGAGCCTGAGTTTTCGAGTTGAACTATACTTGTTTCCGAAGTACCACCAAAAATGATGCCTGCAATTTTGTACTGGAGATCGGATTTAATTGGATTCTGTGAACAGACAAGTTGTCCATTGTCTTCTGCATCAGGAATAGCACCTGTTACATTAAATAAATTTCTTTTAAGAATGGAATCTACTGTTTGAGTTTCGGTTAAGGTATCAGTGTTATTTATTTCTGTCTGCTGAGTATTTTTACTGTTTTTGGATTGAGAAAGCCCCGTGAACGTAGTGACAACTCCCAAAGCAAAGGAAATGCCGACGATTGAATAGACATAGGGCACTACTTTTTCTGCGGGCGGAATGACTAAGTCTGACGAGAATATCCTATGTTTGAATTTTGCTACAAAACTCTTCATTTTTAAATAGTTCTTAACATT is a genomic window containing:
- the gspD gene encoding type II secretion system secretin GspD; this translates as MNQILKKRTENKSFLRIGYNRKINFSLMTTVASLVFNSAVVAQTPPIPPLPPSPPKDLNKSSNQPASPANVDPKNPQPNKAPNQPTLPSNGNAKDSQTNKAPNQAKFPSPQTGVQTQPQPPISSPHIQDKQKDSAANSAKSQDKNKKVNPADEIPHGKELVSIDFPNGANLSDIIKTIGLWTGKNFVLAQGVAGSSRISIISPEPVTKEEAYQAFLSALNISGFTTVETGSVVKILPIANAKSSNIKTYYGENWSPSTDEIINQVVPLKYIDANSVINQLRPLLGITQYAAFTTTNSLILTDTGNRIRRILEVIKLLDSKTNQPLVSIVPINYMDAKDAVAKVNDIFGNRNGPSLSLQKVLADERTNSIILVGPANGLDDIVRFVQRIDKPAVDQNSQTMVRVRPLDYADAEKLAQTLQALTQNTRPQNSPFRPAYFQPPPPPSPGAPSSGPQPQPQAVADLNGVKVTADKATNSLVIQGSKSAYDELDGIIAQLDKRRAQVYVEASIVDMAVGNDFNWRPSTLGGATVSDGRYIMPFGFNAAQAAPFVVQQTNTTTNIDALKGAGNQFMLGILSNKSINLGPFTLTPGALLFALKQDSNTNILQTPSMMVSDNETANFQSNQQYSTVTNTSNPNGQGTIQSVNKYDVTTSLKITPQISRTDFVSMKINLQLDDAGPAGENGYPNPISKRSAESTLIVQNSQTAVLGGITQDSHKITEAKVPLLGDIPILGWLFKTINKVKRKTSLTLFVTPHIVRNSDDLEKIYSEKIKDRDLFLKAFYGDKFKEEEFYSKLPSEDAGKAPIAPPKTEEQIESEKNQTFEPAPVTKRVILPSEDPNPINAPSSNSGTSGGGFGFPSPPPPPPPPPYQ
- a CDS encoding GspE/PulE family protein codes for the protein MPTKTSEKENIVNLEDILSKITLKKSVEEYPELLNKNKTFEDILIEKFRVTQKQIDEALEEQATNNIHIGDILVESDVLQETDKAKALAIFLNLEYQEHFPYNEINPKIIRNLNISFCLQHMILPIAEDDLNVTVAVSNPLDTISIDDLRVILNKNIKRIVAPRDFIEGAINNVFERQELADQGKGLTADDDIGGIEGLDVAHNLLQDNEEAPVRKEVTAIIRRSITEKASDIHIEPFEDRVSVRFRIDGRLREVRVIPKKYQSSVTTRIKILAKLNIAESRLPQDGRITLKVGTREIDVRVSTLPIKFGERIVLRILDKSGGMPDLDDIGMPKMLLKNFKTIINQKHGIVLVTGPTGSGKTTTLASALMSINKPDVSIITVEDPVEIQLPGVSQVEVNEKAGLTFAAALRSILRQNPNIILIGEIRDSETAQIAVQASITGHLVLSTLHTNDTAASVTRLVDFGIEPFQITTAVVGILAVRLVRKVCQTCRVQTVHTAEELGLLGLSAKQTEGKVFYKAKENGCQACKSSGYSGRIGIYELLVFDEHIRNFVLKSSDGASLKRMCVQRGMKTLRDSAQERFLKGETTLEEALFATQTESDNEVS
- a CDS encoding PDZ domain-containing protein; the encoded protein is MKSFVAKFKHRIFSSDLVIPPAEKVVPYVYSIVGISFALGVVTTFTGLSQSKNSKNTQQTEINNTDTLTETQTVDSILKRNLFNVTGAIPDAEDNGQLVCSQNPIKSDLQYKIAGIIFGGTSETSIVQLENSGSTDNKKSNSFVIGDKLPMGGRLTGIQKNRILITNKNCPEYIDLVYPTPPKSRESRVSQSNNGSSYKENGFERNGNVSTASKQWVNNILTNNFAKTLEDAKASPYLVGGQVKGFILTNITPNSVYAKLGLQNGDIVNSINNIQLNDAARAIQTLNSMRNENTIVLQILRSGKQTELKANIQ